One stretch of Bosea vaviloviae DNA includes these proteins:
- a CDS encoding formate/nitrite transporter family protein, which translates to MSYLVPSEFVTKMVDAGESKIFMSTRDTIIRAYMAGAILALAAWFAITIIVQTGIPLVGAILFPVGFCMLYLFGFDLLTGVFVLCPLALIDKRPGVTLKGVLRNWGLVFLGNFGGAFTVAVMAAIVTTFGFSKEPDKVGVMLGHIGEGRTLGYASAGAAGMLTLFVRGMLCNWMVSAGVVGAMISTTVTGKVVAMWMPIMLFFFMTFEHSIVNMFLFPTGLLLGGKFTWFDYIFWNEIPTVVGNLVGGLAFTGLTLYATHIRTAPKRSFE; encoded by the coding sequence ATGTCCTATCTCGTTCCGTCCGAATTCGTGACCAAGATGGTCGATGCCGGCGAATCCAAGATCTTCATGTCGACGCGCGACACGATCATCCGCGCCTATATGGCCGGCGCGATCCTGGCGCTCGCCGCCTGGTTCGCCATTACAATCATCGTCCAAACCGGCATCCCGCTCGTTGGAGCCATCCTGTTTCCGGTCGGCTTCTGCATGCTCTATCTGTTCGGCTTCGACCTGCTGACCGGCGTGTTCGTCCTGTGCCCGCTTGCCTTGATCGACAAGCGGCCGGGCGTGACCCTGAAAGGTGTGCTGCGCAATTGGGGGCTCGTATTCCTCGGCAACTTCGGCGGCGCCTTCACCGTCGCGGTGATGGCGGCGATCGTCACCACCTTTGGCTTCTCCAAGGAGCCCGACAAGGTCGGTGTCATGCTGGGCCACATCGGCGAAGGCCGCACGCTGGGCTACGCCTCGGCCGGCGCCGCCGGCATGCTGACGTTGTTCGTCCGCGGCATGCTCTGCAACTGGATGGTCTCGGCCGGCGTGGTCGGTGCCATGATCTCGACCACCGTTACGGGCAAGGTGGTCGCGATGTGGATGCCGATCATGCTGTTCTTCTTCATGACTTTCGAACATTCGATCGTGAACATGTTCCTGTTCCCCACGGGCCTGCTGCTGGGCGGGAAGTTCACGTGGTTCGATTATATCTTCTGGAACGAAATCCCGACCGTGGTCGGCAATCTCGTCGGCGGCCTCGCCTTCACCGGGCTGACGCTTTACGCCACGCACATCCGCACCGCGCCGAAGCGTTCCTTCGAATGA
- a CDS encoding bifunctional protein-serine/threonine kinase/phosphatase translates to MSHKLTISVGQHSDRGRKETNQDFHGALIPEEPLLGLKGIAVALADGISSSSVSRIAAESAIKSFLTDYYCTSEAWSVKTSAQRVIAATNSWLHAQTRRSQHAYERDKGYVCTLSVLVLKGSSAHIFHIGDSRIYRLSGQSLEQLTEDHRVSVSAEQSYLSRALGANPQVEIDYQTLPLAKGDVFVLATDGVYEHVGPRFVTDTLAAQSEALDEAARLIATEAHARGSADNLTVQIVRIDELPSADASDALGRQVELPLPPLLEPRMTFDGYRIVRQLHASSRSHIYLAVDLDDESLVALKIPSIDLRGDEGYLRRFMLEEWVARRLDSAHVLKPRNQSRARGYLYVATEFVEGRTLAQWMIDNPRPALETVRGIVEQIGRGLLAFHRKEMLHQDLRPANIMIDATGTVKIIDFGSTRVAGVAEASPAGAEAILGTAQYMAPEYLLGEGGSPRSDLYSLGVIAYEMLTGRLPYGAEMAKTRTRSQQRKVLYATALDESRETPAWIDAALRKAVDPDPAKRYGLLSEFVYDLRNPNRALMSVEPTPLVQKNPLRFWKLCSLALAVLVIYLLSQQVPGRP, encoded by the coding sequence ATGTCGCATAAACTGACGATCTCGGTCGGCCAGCATTCCGATAGGGGACGCAAGGAGACCAATCAGGACTTCCATGGCGCCCTGATCCCGGAGGAGCCGCTGCTCGGCCTCAAGGGCATCGCGGTCGCGCTGGCCGATGGCATCAGCAGCAGCAGCGTCAGCCGGATCGCCGCCGAATCCGCGATCAAGAGCTTCCTGACCGACTATTACTGCACCTCCGAGGCCTGGTCGGTGAAGACCTCGGCGCAGCGCGTCATCGCCGCGACCAATTCCTGGCTGCACGCGCAGACACGCCGCAGCCAGCATGCCTATGAGCGCGACAAGGGCTATGTCTGCACGCTCTCGGTGCTGGTCCTGAAAGGGAGCAGCGCCCACATCTTCCATATCGGCGATTCCCGCATCTACCGCCTGTCCGGCCAGTCGCTCGAGCAGCTCACCGAGGATCACCGCGTCAGCGTCTCGGCCGAGCAGAGCTATCTGTCGCGGGCGCTCGGCGCCAATCCGCAGGTCGAGATCGACTATCAGACGTTGCCTCTGGCGAAGGGCGACGTCTTCGTGCTGGCGACGGACGGCGTCTACGAGCATGTCGGCCCGCGCTTCGTCACCGACACGCTGGCGGCGCAAAGCGAGGCACTCGACGAAGCGGCGCGGCTGATCGCAACGGAAGCTCATGCGAGAGGCAGCGCCGACAATCTGACCGTCCAGATCGTGCGGATCGACGAATTGCCGTCAGCCGATGCCAGCGACGCTCTGGGTCGGCAGGTCGAGCTGCCGCTGCCACCGCTGCTGGAGCCGCGGATGACCTTCGACGGTTACCGCATCGTCCGGCAGCTGCACGCCAGCAGCCGCAGCCATATCTATCTCGCCGTCGACCTCGATGACGAGAGTCTGGTGGCACTGAAGATTCCGTCGATCGATCTGCGCGGCGATGAGGGCTATCTCAGGCGCTTCATGCTTGAGGAATGGGTGGCGCGCCGCCTCGACAGTGCCCATGTGCTGAAGCCGCGCAATCAGTCGCGGGCGCGCGGCTATCTCTATGTCGCGACCGAGTTCGTCGAGGGCCGGACGCTGGCGCAATGGATGATCGACAATCCGAGGCCGGCGCTCGAGACGGTGCGTGGCATCGTCGAGCAGATCGGCCGGGGCCTGCTCGCCTTCCACCGCAAGGAGATGCTGCATCAGGACCTGCGGCCGGCCAACATCATGATCGATGCGACCGGCACGGTGAAGATCATCGATTTCGGCTCGACGCGGGTCGCAGGCGTGGCCGAGGCGAGCCCGGCAGGGGCGGAGGCGATCCTCGGTACGGCGCAGTATATGGCGCCGGAATACCTCCTCGGCGAAGGCGGCTCGCCGCGTTCCGACCTCTATTCGCTCGGTGTCATCGCTTATGAGATGCTGACCGGGCGTTTGCCCTACGGTGCCGAGATGGCCAAGACCAGGACCCGGTCGCAGCAGCGCAAGGTGCTGTACGCGACGGCTCTCGACGAGAGCCGCGAAACTCCAGCCTGGATCGATGCTGCGCTCAGGAAGGCGGTGGATCCCGATCCGGCCAAGCGCTACGGCCTGCTCTCGGAATTCGTCTACGACCTGCGCAATCCGAACCGGGCTCTCATGTCCGTGGAACCGACGCCGCTCGTCCAGAAAAACCCGCTTCGGTTCTGGAAACTGTGCTCGCTCGCTCTCGCCGTTCTGGTCATTTACCTGCTCAGTCAGCAAGTCCCTGGCCGGCCATGA
- a CDS encoding Bug family tripartite tricarboxylate transporter substrate binding protein — protein MHTLRAFAAAAMLYASPATSQDWPSRQVTVIVPFAAGSTPDIAARMVAERLQAKLGQPFVIENKPGASGNLGTASVARAEPDGHTIGVSIVGPLALNPLLFAKMTYDPKTELAPVTVLASQPSVLVVSKDLGVTNTEALIALLKRDASKLNFGSIGNGSLSHLAVEAIALNSNARPVHVPYNGSPAAVTALIRGDVQIAVLPASSVMPQAETGQIVLLAVTAARRSALLPDLPTLAEAGIAGVEVDSWIGLVAPARTSPAILAKLEREARQVLAEPAIREKLKVQYMEPVGNASQDFRALLDTELERWGPVIRANNIKLGQ, from the coding sequence GTGCACACGCTCCGGGCCTTCGCCGCCGCAGCCATGCTGTATGCGTCCCCCGCGACATCACAGGATTGGCCGAGCCGGCAGGTGACGGTCATCGTGCCCTTCGCGGCGGGGTCCACCCCCGATATTGCCGCGCGCATGGTGGCCGAGCGCCTCCAGGCCAAGCTCGGGCAGCCCTTCGTGATCGAGAACAAGCCGGGAGCGAGCGGCAATCTCGGAACCGCAAGCGTCGCGCGCGCCGAGCCGGACGGACACACCATCGGCGTCAGCATCGTCGGGCCGCTTGCCCTCAACCCGCTGCTGTTTGCCAAGATGACCTACGACCCCAAGACCGAACTCGCGCCGGTGACGGTCTTGGCGTCACAGCCCAGCGTGCTGGTCGTCAGCAAGGATCTCGGCGTCACAAACACGGAGGCGTTGATCGCACTCCTGAAGCGGGATGCGAGCAAGCTGAACTTCGGCTCGATCGGAAACGGGTCGCTGTCTCATCTGGCGGTGGAGGCGATCGCCCTTAATAGCAATGCCAGGCCGGTCCATGTCCCCTATAACGGCTCGCCTGCGGCAGTGACCGCCTTGATCCGTGGCGATGTGCAGATTGCGGTTTTGCCGGCGTCCTCTGTCATGCCGCAGGCCGAAACCGGTCAAATCGTGCTTCTGGCCGTCACAGCCGCACGACGCTCCGCCCTCCTGCCGGATTTGCCGACGCTGGCCGAGGCAGGAATCGCCGGGGTGGAGGTCGACAGCTGGATCGGGCTGGTCGCACCGGCCAGGACGAGCCCCGCGATCCTGGCGAAGCTGGAACGAGAAGCCCGCCAAGTCCTGGCTGAACCTGCGATCCGCGAGAAGTTGAAGGTCCAGTACATGGAGCCGGTCGGCAACGCGTCCCAGGACTTCCGTGCGCTCCTCGACACCGAACTGGAGCGCTGGGGTCCTGTCATCAGAGCCAACAACATCAAGCTCGGTCAGTGA
- a CDS encoding FAD-dependent oxidoreductase has translation MKPERYDVIVVGGGSGGVGAAVGAAKAGARVGLIEAAGCLGGAATMRNVLTYCGLYTLAEPPRQSVAGVAEQVMAKLRRWGAVTPPTRHRGVFVIFDPEAVKRALDEVCREAGVDVLLHAFVSGADREENVVTRVHYADHSGVHAAEAHAFVDASGDCDLAFFAGASTRYGNNGAVNLGTLGTRFGGVSPDADVSAASVTAVIAAARDRGVAGLTKSKSVIARLPLSGDVVAYLASEDYDARDARSMTRAEMGGRAQAWTYLEVLRKLPGWERAYLSSTGPDFGTRESRHINSAQQLTWQHVTEGRRVADCIALGSWGVEWHDRETLESSFIYPPDRGTYDIPLGCLMSADTPNLFAAGRTADADREAGASLRVMGTAFATGQAAGVAAACFARDGRAEPAEVRRILAGQDALLDPADMPPPVATA, from the coding sequence ATGAAGCCAGAACGGTATGACGTCATCGTCGTGGGCGGCGGCTCCGGGGGAGTCGGTGCGGCCGTCGGCGCCGCGAAAGCGGGCGCGCGCGTCGGGTTGATCGAGGCCGCCGGCTGCCTGGGCGGGGCCGCCACGATGCGCAACGTGCTGACCTATTGCGGGCTCTACACATTGGCCGAGCCGCCCCGGCAATCCGTCGCCGGGGTCGCCGAGCAGGTCATGGCCAAGCTGCGCCGCTGGGGCGCGGTGACGCCTCCGACGCGACATCGCGGCGTATTCGTCATCTTCGATCCCGAGGCCGTCAAGCGCGCGCTCGACGAGGTCTGTCGGGAGGCCGGGGTGGATGTGCTGCTCCACGCCTTCGTCTCGGGGGCGGACCGCGAAGAGAACGTGGTAACGCGGGTCCACTACGCCGACCATTCAGGCGTGCACGCGGCGGAGGCCCACGCCTTCGTCGATGCGAGCGGCGATTGCGACCTGGCCTTCTTCGCCGGCGCATCGACCCGCTACGGCAACAACGGCGCGGTCAACCTGGGCACGCTCGGCACCCGCTTCGGTGGCGTTTCGCCCGATGCGGACGTGTCGGCCGCGAGCGTCACCGCCGTCATCGCGGCGGCCCGGGACCGCGGCGTCGCCGGGCTGACCAAAAGCAAGAGCGTGATCGCCCGACTGCCGCTGTCGGGCGACGTCGTCGCCTACCTCGCCAGCGAGGATTATGACGCCCGGGACGCGCGCAGCATGACGCGTGCCGAGATGGGCGGGCGTGCCCAGGCCTGGACCTATCTGGAAGTCCTGCGCAAGCTGCCGGGCTGGGAGCGCGCCTACCTCTCCTCGACAGGACCTGACTTCGGCACGCGCGAGAGCCGGCACATCAACAGCGCCCAGCAGCTCACCTGGCAGCACGTCACCGAAGGGCGGCGCGTTGCCGATTGCATCGCGCTCGGCTCCTGGGGGGTCGAGTGGCACGATCGCGAGACGCTCGAGAGCAGCTTCATCTACCCGCCGGACCGCGGCACTTACGATATCCCGCTCGGCTGCCTGATGAGCGCCGACACGCCGAACCTGTTCGCCGCCGGGCGCACCGCGGACGCGGATCGTGAGGCCGGCGCCTCCCTGCGCGTGATGGGCACAGCCTTCGCCACCGGCCAGGCGGCGGGCGTGGCGGCGGCGTGCTTCGCTCGGGACGGACGCGCCGAGCCTGCTGAGGTGCGCCGTATCCTCGCCGGCCAGGACGCGCTGCTCGACCCGGCAGATATGCCGCCGCCGGTCGCGACCGCCTGA
- a CDS encoding LysR family transcriptional regulator, translated as MIENMRALITIARRGSFVAAAEALDLSPSVLTKRVMQLEAAVNARLLDRTTRSVGLTADGEYHLKRITDAVNLHDEAVAAMRKGAAQLEGTIRIKLPTTQGFLHLSGVVQQFVQAHPSLNVEVLLMDGPFNPATEGFDIAISAFPLSFDGVIDTFLWPVRRSLIASPDYIGSRGCPEDPRQLQSHDCLVYQPTGANWPFMGPEGRISVAVRARVSSNDMLLLLNGAKAGLGIGMISRYVSSAAIAAGEVVEILEGYAVPDLWIKAMVPSERAMVPRVQHLLAFLRERAPFFGQGR; from the coding sequence ATGATCGAGAATATGCGGGCGCTGATCACGATCGCTCGCAGAGGCAGCTTCGTTGCCGCGGCCGAAGCGCTCGATCTTTCGCCCTCGGTTTTGACGAAGCGAGTCATGCAGCTCGAAGCCGCCGTCAATGCGCGGCTGCTTGACCGCACCACGCGCAGCGTCGGCCTCACCGCCGATGGCGAGTACCACCTCAAGCGCATCACGGATGCCGTCAACCTGCATGACGAGGCGGTCGCCGCCATGCGCAAGGGAGCGGCTCAGCTGGAAGGCACCATCCGCATCAAGCTGCCGACGACCCAGGGCTTCCTGCACCTCAGCGGTGTGGTTCAGCAGTTTGTCCAGGCGCATCCCTCGCTGAACGTCGAGGTTCTCCTCATGGACGGCCCGTTCAACCCCGCAACCGAGGGGTTCGACATCGCCATCAGCGCCTTTCCCCTCAGTTTCGACGGCGTCATCGACACCTTCCTTTGGCCGGTGAGGAGGAGCCTCATCGCAAGCCCCGATTACATCGGGTCGCGCGGCTGCCCGGAGGATCCGCGCCAGCTGCAAAGCCATGATTGTCTTGTCTATCAGCCGACGGGAGCCAATTGGCCGTTCATGGGCCCCGAGGGCAGGATCAGCGTCGCTGTCAGGGCGCGCGTCTCCAGCAACGACATGCTTCTGCTTCTGAACGGAGCGAAAGCCGGCCTCGGCATCGGAATGATCAGCAGGTATGTGTCGTCCGCAGCGATCGCCGCCGGCGAAGTGGTCGAAATCCTCGAGGGCTATGCCGTTCCCGATCTCTGGATAAAAGCAATGGTGCCGTCCGAACGGGCCATGGTGCCGCGCGTGCAGCACCTGCTCGCGTTCCTTCGCGAAAGGGCGCCGTTCTTTGGCCAGGGTCGTTGA
- a CDS encoding LysR family transcriptional regulator: protein MDIEDLQTFVEVADAGGVSAAARRLGLSKSIVSRRLIRLEADIGVQLVARTTRGAALTEAGALFRDYAARACLEIDTARETIVPDGDLRGRLRIAMPLTFGPTHFTPMLAEMSRRHPQLHIHASYSDRFVDLVAEGFDCAIRVGTLRDSSLVARRVGPIRGTLVASPDYIKAHGSPEAPGDLLSHQVLMQGTETWRFMDGDDIVTIQPRGQFKADNGTALAVAAVAGLGIAQLPDCIIHEHVASGALVPVMPRYPLPPSGAYVVRPPGQHPERKIRVLTELLVELLDQDPRFRELNR from the coding sequence ATGGACATCGAGGATCTGCAGACATTCGTCGAGGTTGCGGATGCCGGGGGCGTTTCAGCCGCCGCGCGCCGGCTTGGCCTCTCCAAATCCATCGTCAGCCGACGACTGATCCGCCTCGAAGCCGATATCGGCGTGCAGCTTGTCGCGCGAACCACCCGCGGCGCCGCGCTGACGGAAGCCGGGGCGTTGTTCCGAGATTATGCAGCCAGAGCTTGCCTCGAGATCGACACCGCCAGGGAAACGATCGTACCGGACGGCGACCTCCGCGGTCGTCTGCGGATCGCCATGCCGCTCACATTCGGCCCGACGCATTTTACGCCCATGCTCGCGGAGATGTCGCGACGGCACCCGCAACTCCACATCCACGCTTCCTATAGCGATCGCTTTGTCGATCTCGTTGCGGAGGGCTTCGATTGCGCGATCCGGGTTGGCACCCTGCGGGATTCCAGCTTGGTCGCCAGGCGCGTCGGGCCGATCCGAGGAACGCTGGTCGCGAGCCCGGACTATATCAAGGCCCATGGTTCGCCGGAGGCGCCGGGTGATCTCCTTTCTCACCAAGTCCTCATGCAAGGTACCGAAACCTGGCGGTTCATGGACGGCGACGACATCGTCACGATCCAGCCCCGAGGACAGTTCAAGGCCGATAACGGCACGGCGCTCGCCGTCGCCGCCGTAGCAGGACTAGGCATCGCCCAGCTTCCCGACTGCATTATCCACGAGCATGTGGCCTCCGGTGCGCTTGTTCCGGTCATGCCTCGCTACCCGCTGCCGCCATCAGGCGCCTATGTCGTGCGCCCGCCGGGCCAGCATCCCGAGCGGAAGATTCGGGTCCTCACCGAGTTGCTGGTCGAGCTGCTCGACCAGGATCCGCGCTTCAGGGAGCTCAATCGCTAG
- a CDS encoding hydrolase has translation MTFRNGLKSLLRPEDSVLVLIDHQPYQLTNVNSHDPHMAVNNATGLAKAAKAYAVPTILTSVLADRGGAIFPQITNVFPGQEVIDRMLINTWEDQKVVDAVKKTGRKQLVIAGLFTEICVAMPAIQAAGEGWDVTVITDACGGVSVEAHQVAIQRMIAAGCNMMTWMALACEWQRDYTKVGTLPALVEILKDHVAGSGMAYLWEQQLLNTPVPSAAG, from the coding sequence ATGACCTTTCGCAACGGCCTGAAGTCGCTCCTTCGCCCAGAAGATTCGGTCCTCGTATTGATCGACCACCAGCCCTACCAGCTCACAAACGTGAACAGCCACGACCCGCATATGGCGGTCAACAACGCTACGGGCCTGGCGAAGGCCGCCAAGGCATATGCCGTCCCGACGATCCTCACGAGCGTGCTCGCTGACCGAGGCGGGGCCATCTTTCCGCAGATAACCAACGTCTTCCCCGGCCAGGAGGTGATCGACCGGATGCTGATCAACACCTGGGAAGACCAGAAGGTCGTCGACGCGGTCAAGAAGACCGGCCGCAAGCAGTTGGTCATCGCCGGTCTGTTCACGGAGATCTGTGTTGCCATGCCGGCGATTCAGGCTGCCGGCGAAGGCTGGGACGTGACGGTGATCACGGACGCCTGCGGCGGCGTGTCGGTCGAAGCCCATCAGGTGGCTATCCAGCGCATGATCGCGGCGGGCTGCAACATGATGACGTGGATGGCGCTCGCGTGCGAATGGCAGCGCGACTATACGAAGGTCGGGACACTCCCTGCGCTGGTCGAGATCCTCAAGGATCACGTGGCCGGCAGCGGCATGGCGTATCTGTGGGAGCAGCAACTGCTCAACACGCCGGTGCCGAGCGCCGCTGGCTGA
- a CDS encoding alginate export family protein has translation MPCETMDPVSRLAIPSVPSPVKLRRSSRRFRQSLKQLSPRKWTIAFAAATLPVIADAQTGTDIGRAPTLTIERYPENWSYLADPTQRTGQWTEPFKYISLSADGSSYVTTGLEVRSRYEGYANVRWGAAPDDGYVWHRFMPYADFHAGRLRLFAQPIVSGISGVRRAKRPVDTTGADMLQAFIEVETDVSEETALRASAGRKLVSLGAGRFVDTRYGPNIPQAFDGVDMSLTAKSWQVTALYFRPVDNRLDDFDDRTSTQKSLWGVYATRWLGDGRANGFDLYYLGLRDRNAVYDQGTGRELVHTIGTRIFGDTGSTYWNLEGAFQRGRFAGHRRVGWGIGGEIGHRFSQVPLQPDLRLTADVISGDDDPDDPELGTLNPLFPRGKYFASQSPIGQRNLIHVRPSLTVRPHRDVELSLSGTAYWRQSTGDGIYAISGALVRSGKDSDARFIGTQAEIAIAWQATPELNLAASVGIFDPGAFTRETGPAQVIKLVGVMANYRF, from the coding sequence ATGCCCTGCGAGACGATGGATCCGGTGTCGCGGCTCGCCATCCCCTCCGTGCCAAGCCCCGTGAAGCTCCGGCGATCCAGCCGGCGCTTTCGCCAAAGCCTGAAACAATTGTCGCCGCGAAAGTGGACCATCGCTTTCGCGGCAGCAACGCTGCCTGTTATTGCGGACGCCCAGACAGGCACGGATATCGGGCGCGCGCCGACTCTGACGATCGAGCGATATCCGGAGAACTGGTCCTATCTCGCAGACCCGACGCAGCGGACGGGCCAGTGGACGGAGCCATTCAAGTACATTTCCTTGAGCGCGGATGGATCGAGCTATGTCACGACAGGCCTCGAAGTCCGATCGCGCTACGAGGGCTATGCCAATGTGCGCTGGGGTGCGGCGCCGGACGATGGCTATGTCTGGCATCGTTTCATGCCCTATGCGGATTTTCATGCGGGTAGGCTGCGCTTGTTCGCACAGCCCATCGTCTCCGGGATATCGGGCGTTCGCCGCGCCAAGAGGCCTGTCGATACGACCGGCGCCGATATGCTGCAGGCCTTTATCGAGGTGGAAACGGATGTCTCGGAGGAGACCGCGCTGCGGGCGTCGGCAGGCCGCAAGCTCGTCTCACTGGGCGCGGGACGCTTCGTCGACACGCGCTATGGCCCCAACATTCCGCAGGCGTTCGACGGCGTCGACATGTCTCTGACAGCCAAGTCCTGGCAGGTGACGGCGCTCTATTTTCGCCCGGTGGACAACCGGCTTGACGATTTCGACGATCGGACGTCGACCCAGAAGTCCTTATGGGGCGTCTATGCGACGCGATGGCTGGGAGATGGTCGGGCGAACGGCTTCGACCTCTATTATCTCGGGCTGCGGGACCGGAATGCGGTCTACGATCAGGGCACCGGTAGAGAGCTGGTCCACACCATCGGAACCCGCATATTCGGAGATACCGGCAGCACGTACTGGAACCTTGAGGGCGCCTTTCAGCGAGGCAGGTTCGCAGGCCACCGGAGGGTGGGCTGGGGCATCGGTGGCGAGATCGGCCACCGGTTCTCGCAGGTCCCGTTGCAGCCCGATCTCAGGCTCACCGCGGACGTGATCTCGGGAGACGATGATCCGGACGATCCAGAGCTCGGAACGCTCAATCCGCTCTTTCCCAGGGGCAAGTACTTTGCCTCCCAGTCGCCGATCGGACAGCGCAACCTGATTCATGTGCGGCCTTCCCTTACGGTCCGCCCGCACAGGGACGTCGAGCTGTCGCTGTCGGGTACGGCCTATTGGCGACAGAGCACCGGGGACGGAATTTATGCAATCTCGGGTGCGCTCGTCCGCAGCGGCAAGGACAGCGATGCGCGCTTCATCGGAACGCAGGCCGAGATCGCCATAGCGTGGCAGGCAACACCTGAGCTGAACCTCGCGGCTTCGGTCGGAATCTTCGATCCGGGAGCGTTCACTCGAGAGACGGGGCCGGCGCAGGTCATAAAACTGGTGGGCGTCATGGCGAATTACCGGTTCTGA
- a CDS encoding LLM class flavin-dependent oxidoreductase, with the protein MEIGIDSFAAILPDPTTGKLPSPSDRMADLLDEVEVADRAGLDVFGIGEHHRAEFLDSAPAIILAAAAARTSRIRLTSAVTVLSAADPVRIFQEFATLDLIARGRAEIIVGRGSFGEAYPLFGMDPRDYDELFAEKLDLLLKLNETTYPIWKGRFRAALEGQGVYPRPHQARLPLWVGVGGTPQSFARAGRLGLPLMVAIIGGTFERFRPLVELYRESGLGAGHAPETLKVGVHAMGFVGETDAAAREAFFPGWAHLTGRIGRERGWPPPSRQQFDAMASPDGAFLIGDPQTVAAKMLHATEVLGGVSRITFQMSTASLETAAMKRSIELLGTEVAPIVRVAVQPATSAHDIGKSS; encoded by the coding sequence ATGGAAATCGGTATCGACAGTTTCGCCGCCATCCTCCCGGACCCCACGACAGGCAAGCTTCCCTCGCCGAGCGATCGCATGGCCGATCTCCTCGACGAGGTCGAGGTCGCCGACCGGGCCGGGCTCGATGTCTTCGGCATCGGCGAGCACCATCGCGCCGAGTTCCTGGATTCCGCGCCGGCGATCATCCTGGCCGCCGCCGCCGCCCGCACCAGCCGGATCCGGTTGACGAGCGCGGTGACGGTGCTGAGCGCCGCCGACCCGGTACGGATCTTTCAGGAGTTCGCGACGCTGGACCTGATCGCCAGGGGGCGGGCCGAGATCATCGTCGGCCGAGGCTCATTCGGCGAGGCGTATCCGCTGTTCGGTATGGACCCGCGGGACTACGACGAACTCTTCGCAGAGAAGCTCGATCTGCTCCTGAAGCTCAACGAGACGACCTATCCGATCTGGAAAGGTCGCTTCCGCGCGGCGCTGGAGGGCCAGGGTGTCTACCCGCGTCCCCACCAGGCGCGCCTGCCGCTCTGGGTCGGTGTCGGCGGCACGCCGCAATCCTTCGCTCGCGCCGGCAGGCTCGGCCTGCCGTTGATGGTGGCGATCATCGGCGGCACCTTCGAGCGCTTTCGCCCGCTCGTCGAGCTCTATCGCGAATCCGGCCTGGGCGCCGGGCATGCTCCCGAGACGCTCAAGGTGGGTGTCCACGCGATGGGCTTCGTCGGCGAGACCGACGCGGCGGCCAGGGAAGCGTTCTTCCCCGGCTGGGCGCATCTGACGGGAAGGATCGGCCGCGAGCGCGGCTGGCCGCCGCCGTCGCGCCAGCAGTTCGACGCCATGGCGAGCCCGGACGGCGCGTTCCTGATCGGCGATCCACAGACGGTCGCGGCGAAGATGCTTCATGCCACCGAAGTGCTCGGCGGCGTCTCGCGCATCACCTTCCAGATGAGCACCGCCTCGCTCGAAACGGCAGCGATGAAGCGCTCGATCGAGCTTCTGGGAACCGAGGTCGCGCCAATCGTCAGGGTGGCAGTGCAACCCGCCACTTCAGCACACGACATCGGAAAGAGCAGCTGA
- a CDS encoding glutathione S-transferase family protein, whose amino-acid sequence MPTLYYAVGACSLAPHIALEWIGKPYEAVKVQYGSDELLAVNPAGAVPTLREDDGWLLTQAGAILDYLAHKHPEAMLAGGNDLRAKAEAHRWSAFLTSDVHAAFWPIFMPSRYTTDTNDAARKAVSAAGQQLVAKQFAMLDRHLDGREYILDGGRSVIDAYAFPMMRWAKKLLPGQLNEYPNVQALHDRIAADPAVQRVLAREHAPGHEKRAD is encoded by the coding sequence ATGCCTACGCTTTACTATGCAGTTGGTGCCTGCTCGCTGGCTCCTCACATCGCCCTCGAATGGATCGGTAAGCCCTATGAAGCGGTCAAGGTGCAATATGGCTCCGACGAACTGCTTGCGGTGAACCCCGCCGGCGCAGTGCCGACGCTTCGCGAGGATGACGGCTGGCTTCTGACGCAAGCCGGTGCCATCTTGGACTATCTGGCGCACAAACACCCGGAGGCCATGCTTGCCGGCGGCAACGACCTGCGCGCCAAAGCCGAGGCGCATCGCTGGTCCGCATTCCTGACGTCGGACGTTCACGCCGCCTTCTGGCCAATCTTCATGCCGTCTCGCTACACGACCGACACCAACGATGCCGCACGCAAGGCCGTGTCGGCAGCCGGGCAGCAACTGGTGGCCAAGCAATTTGCCATGCTCGACCGGCACCTCGACGGACGCGAATATATCCTCGACGGCGGACGCTCGGTCATCGATGCGTATGCGTTTCCAATGATGCGGTGGGCAAAGAAGCTGCTGCCTGGCCAACTGAACGAGTACCCCAACGTCCAGGCCCTGCATGACAGGATTGCTGCCGATCCGGCGGTGCAGAGGGTGCTGGCGCGCGAGCACGCCCCTGGCCACGAGAAGCGAGCGGACTGA